Proteins encoded within one genomic window of Humulus lupulus chromosome 1, drHumLupu1.1, whole genome shotgun sequence:
- the LOC133804617 gene encoding uncharacterized protein LOC133804617: MKKHLQKKIEKGKTQKEAKYSIYGYVAALQYWAFESIIELRQDYAVRLGQGIPRMINWQSKEKVEIHKEQLIKLFAKKLTVYPYLCARPAEEQYVRTLADNEAPLYVDMGLEELEVGADGQPTQEALQGQAEKLAEQAEAANIFKEVSPPPAPEAPEVPPSAPHASTSSQAEQPGYSMILARLEKVEGQQSALIKGQSEILGQLQKLMTMMEDLSRPAPDPHPQSTEEGPQSLVDEDILPNDYRPDDVDDHIFRTPEDRKITIIGDTDDSEVQFLDIAPPAPEKRRERKRPRWFDEYTAMKKRNKKLKIAVNVDPLRVVDGKLLMTFHKWLLGTIGNKYPRECFSGTHDAAWFLKLHTPRTWLSDSHLDAAFHLMRRRLEVYPDVYPHNCVVMPTIFPKSLKARWDAFLGSDYSSFSWDDSILDLVRGDAVQFLPSWQNKEFIYFALFLKDQLHWVAVEADLNGWMFNIFDSSIGSISENDLISLMVDWCTIFPSVLRQSGLFESHDLILAPQLTASENQVRPFDWKLTPREFVPQTKSSGDCGCYVIEHIEHKLLQLPFDNVTDNNMKNFRQRWCVDLFYQNLC; encoded by the exons atgaagaagcatttacagaagaagattgagaaaggaaagactcagaaggaggccaagtactctatttatgggtatgttgcagcattgcagtattgggcttttgagtccatcattgagttgCGTCAGGATTATGCTGTGAGATTGGGCCAAGGCATTCCAAGAATGATCAACTGGCAGAGCAAGGAGAAAGTAGAGATACACAAAGAGCAACTTATTAAattgtttgccaaaaag ttgacagtatacccctacctgtgtgcccggcctgctgaagaacagtatgtgaggacccttgcagacaatgaagccccattgtatgtggacatggggttagaggaactagaggtgGGTGCCGATGGACAGCCTACACAGGAAGCCTTACAGGGCCAGGCTGAAAAGTTAGCTGAGCAAGCAGAAGcagcaaatatttttaaggaggttTCACCACCTCCAGCACCTGAGGCAcctgaggttcccccatcagcaCCTCATGCCAGCACCTCCTCCCAAGCTGAGCAACCAGGCTACTCTATGATTTTGGCTAGGTTGGAAAAGGTGGAAGGGCAACAAAGTGCCCTTATTAAAGGTCAGTCCGAGATCTTGGGTCAATTGCAGAAGTTGATGACAATGATGGAAGATCTTAGTAGGCCAGCTCCAGATCCACACCCTCAGTCCACTGAAGAAGGCCCTCAGTCTCTTGTAgatgaagacattctccctaacgatTACAGACCTGATGATGTAGATGATCACATTTTTCGCACACCAGAGGATAGGAAAATTACTATAATCGGAGATACTGATGATTCTGAAGTACAATTCTTAGACATAGCTCCACCAGCAccggagaagaggagagaaagaaagaggcctaGGTGGTTCGATGAGTACACTGCAATGAAGAAAAGGAATAAGAAATTAAAGATAGCAGTGAATGTGGATCCATTGAGGGTTGTTGATGGTAAATTACTTATGACCTttcacaagtggttgcttggcaccattgggaataaatatccgagggaatgcttctcagggacacacgatgcagcttggttcctgaaactgcatactccgaggacatggctttctgactct catttagatGCAGCATTCCATCTCATGAGGAGGCGTCTAGAAGTTTATCCTGACGTGTACCCTCACAACTGTGTtgttatgcctacaatttttcccAAATCATTGAAGGCTCGGTGGGACGCTTTTCTAGGTTCTGACTACTCTAGCTTTAGTTGGGATGACAGTATATTGGACCTGGTTAGGGGTGATGCAGTCCAGTTCTTACCGAGTTGGCAGAACAAGGAGTTCATTTATTTTGCCCTTTTCTTGAAAGACCAATTGCATTGGGTAGCTGTAGAGGCAGACCTGAATGGGTGGATGTTCAACATCTTTGACTCCAGTATTGGATCAATTTCCGAAAACGATTTGATCAGTTTGATGGTTGACTGGTGTACCATTTTCCCATCGGTCTTGCGACAGTCCGGTTTATTTGAGAGCCATGACCTTATACTCGCGCCTCAGTTGACAGCATCAGAGAACCAGGTCAGACCCTTCGATTGGAAACTCACTCCACGTGAATTCGTACCGCAAACAAAATCCag tggcgattgcggatgttacgtaattgagcatatcgaacataagcttctacaactaccatttgataatgtaactgacaataatatgaaaaattttaggcaaaggtggtgtgtagacttattctaccaaaacttatgttga